TGGAGAGAGTAAGGAAATGTTTACCATAAGACCATGAACCAGACATAATATATATGAAGTCTTCTTCTGCAGTAAATCTAAAAAGGAAGAGTCCACCAGGCATAGCAGAGACCGAGACACTACCTTTGATTTTCCATCTGGAATGGGCCCATCTTCTGACCATATCTATAGTGGGTCTGAAGGCTAAGAATCTTCCTACCAGGCAAAGGTGAAGGGGAGAAGCAATATTATCCATGATACTATCTGGGAGGCAAATCTCGAGACCCTCCTCACCATTAGTAACTTTTGGCAGCAACATCGAAATCTCTGACTTGGAGTTACCAACAAGGGCACCTTTCCAGGAGCTCTCTTGACCTTCCCCAGGCAAAGGTCCCACATCCCGAGTCTTGGGATCCTTTTTGGGGAAATCCAAGTTGGGGGCCACCAGTGGAAGCTTCACAAGGCAGGGGGCCTCACGCAACACCACATTGCAAGCATCAACTGAGGGAGCCCACCCAGCTCCTTGGGCGTGCAACATAAGTGCCAAATCCGGACAAATCTACAGGTCAGTTGGGGGGTCAGGATCCATGGAGGTCTAGCCCTCCCCTGCAGAAACGACAGGCATAGCACGAAATTCAAAAAAATCGCAGAGCAAGAAAAAATTGACGTATACAAAATGTTATTACAGTAGCTATAATtagataatttattaaaattaagatATTAATGAACATTATTTAGTCTATCCCTTCATGAATATTATGCAATTTAGAATATAATAtcaaaaatatattataacattATCCAAGTGATTGAATTTAATAAATGTTTTGTGTTGTTACATGAGAAAACATAATAAATATATTCTCACTAAAGCCTAGTGTTACTTTGATAAATTATATATCTTTTTATAATCTTTAACTTGTTTGTCACCCCTTTTAACAAAATGTTATCTTCTAAATTCAGTAAACCTTTATAAAACTCTTTCTTTTAAAATCTTGAAATGTAGTAATAACATAATTTTACTTAAATGTCTTTAACAATGAAAACAACAATTAGTCTATATTCAAAATCTAcctttttattataattaattttagttTGATTTTAGCATCATTATAAATTTGCCTAAAAATTAACCAATATCTATAACACATCATTAACcattttttatgattaatttttataCTTCATCAATTTCAACATCTACGCAAATTAATTTTCCAAAAAGTTATAAATTAGAATGCACCTTCATTTAGTTGATACATTGTTTCCCTAAGTAAATAGGAAAATAGCATAGAAAATGATCTTTACAAGTATTGTATATTTCCTCcttgttattataatatttttaaatcaaaattgtgaTTGGTTTTCAATATTATATTTGTGTATTATACAATAATTGTTGCGTACACATAGACACAAAATGTCgattttttcatcatttatttatattctttataaataaattttgagaaaatatgtTCATATATAATATTTACAAGCATGTAACTTTCATACATCTGTTTTGTTATTTCAATATTTAAAGCTCAAAATGTaacttattttaatattatatttatgtattagacaataatataattattattgtaTATGCATaggcaaaattgcaaaattgcgaCATGTCACTTCATAATTCATCATTtagttgggatgtgaagcccaatggtcacaacCATTCATCTTCTAGAGAGTCTTTGCTTGAAGGCTCTATATGATTATAAATACTGAGTACAGTCCATGCTTGGTGTGTAGTATTTGCATTATTGATTAATAGAAATTACTCCTTgcatttctggtggacgtagccacttagtagTGAACCACGTTAAAACTTGTGTTATGTATTTATCttgttttttgttttagtttttatgTTTGGAGTTCTTAAATATGTTTTCTCTGCTCATTtataattaacaattggtatcagagctatggtgaAATGTTGAACATAGATGGAATCCAATTGGGTGGTTGATCCTGGAGATGGGTGCCCTTATTTTTTTTTCAATCCCGAAGCTGGATGCTTTTATGTTATCAACAAACAGGCTGAAGTTTCATATGATGAGGCCGAATCAGATGATGAAGTTGAATCAGTCATTGAAAAATTTATTGGCAATCTAAACTCagtagagagtgatgtccaagtggaggttgaaaccaaacgtcattggtgggatggctggaaaaaaGAAGAGGCTTCGACTGAAGAAGAGGGTTTGAAGTATTCACTgtttgaagaagaagagactggATTGTTTGCCTTCTAGGATGAGAAGGATGCCCCTCGGGGTGAGGAGGATGCAGTCTCAAATCTGGCGAATGAAGATGATCGTGAAGAAGGTGAGGTCAATAGCTCAAAAGATACCTGTACGAATGAATTGAGAGATCGTAGGAGGAAAATTTTATTCTCACAGAGCGAATATACAATCTGGAAAATGAAGTGGTAGATTTGTGAGAGAAATTTACGAAAGAGTGGGAGTTTTCTACTGAAAAAAGAAATGAAGAGTTGAAAAAGGAATTGGCCGCCCTCAATACAATTTTTACCACATTAGAGAATGTTTCAGGTTCTGTGGATGTGTATGAGATATCATTTGTTCCTCCACAGGTGCATCATGGGTTTGAGCAACAGCCAAAAGGAGAAAGCTTAGTCGTTCAGCCAGAAGACTGAATTTGGCATGAAAATTTGCAGGAGGAGATCAAGAAGAAGGCAAGGCCTTTGGATGATTCCTTGAAGTAGAGCAAAGAGATCCTTGCAACAGCTTCACAGAAGATAGAAAGTCCCATGGAGAAGCGTAGGAATGATGGCACGGTACTGTCTGGAGCTGAGGAAGATATTAGTCGTCATGATGTTGGATATTACTTGAAGCATTTGCAGAGCCTTCAGGCCGAAGTGGAATAGATTGGCAAGACGCAGGTTTCTCCCGCCATGCCCAAGATCAAATGCGATCCTTGTGTGGGTCAAAATTGGAGAAGTGATGCTACGAGTGTCATGGTGCTCGTCAAGTCCAGAGAAGGGGCTCGACGACATGAAATGAGTGGCGCTGGCAAGGTTTTCCAAAATAGAGCAAAAGCCCTTTGCCACAATTGATTGCTAAAAGATGTAAAAATAGTGATGGTTGAGGATGATGCGAGGAACATTGTGTGAAACAATATGGCAAGTTGTAAAGGTCATTGAGGTTTTGATAGTCATAGCTATTCTTGTTGAATTGCAATTTGCAGCAGAGGAGGTTGAGAGAATAAGCGAAGACGTGGGCAAAGAAAAGATTCAAGGTTCGAATCTTGATATAATTCACTGGTGTCCGCCCAACAAGGTGAGAGTCATGACAAGATGGGTGGAATTTCTGGGTGCTGTGGCAACTGCTTATGCTATTGAAAGTTTTAATTTCATCCTTAAAACTCTGTGGAAGGAAATCAGTTTCCGTAGTGGTAATGTTTTAGCAATTTTCTTGAAGGCTTACGTTTTTTATCATACCTTTAATGGATGCTACGTATCCAAGTTATTATACAAAGGAAGTGATGGGTATCTTGATTCGTGAGTTCCAATCTCCTGATGAAGAAATGGAGAAGATTGTCTTGAAAATCGTTAAACAGTGTGTTAGAGCAGATGATGTTGAAGCAGATTACATTAGAGTCGAAAATTTGGATATGCATTGCTCACTTTTAGCAGAGGAAGATGACGGGCTTCTAGATGTTTTGTTTTGGGTTGTGTATGAGATCAAGGACTCTTCTATGAATGAAAAAGAAGTTTATTTTGAACCTAATGGTTTGATGGGCAAGTTTGTGCCAGAGTTTGTAGTAGAAGAAGATATTTTCGAGTCCGGTTTAATTTGGAAAAGGCTTATCTGTAGTGTCTGTGAGCAAAATTTGGCAAAATTGAAGTCTTTAATGCGACTGATTGCAGTgtgaataaatgaaaatgcaaggaATGTTGAGAGCATGGCTATGCCGGTTGggtttcaagtgggagattgttgggatgtgaagcccaacgaTCACAACCATTTGTCTTCTAGACTCTTCGCTTGAAGGCTCTATATGATTATAAATACTGAGTACAGTCCATGCTTGGTGTGTAGTATTTGCATTATTGATTAATAGAGATTACTCCCTgcatttctggtggacgtagccacttaatggtgaaccacgttaaaactTGTGTTATGTGTTTATGTCGTTTTCTGTTTTAGTTTTTCTGTTTGGAGTTCTTAAATATGTTTTCTCTGCTCGTTTATAATTAACACATGTAACATGATTTTTCACACATAGAGAGAGCCATATTCAAAGTATGATCTTTACAAGTACTATCTCCATCTTGTTTtactattataatattttaaaaccaAATATAATTAGTTTTAACATTATATCTATGTATACGACACTGATACAACTATTGTCATGTACATGAGAACACATGCAAAATAACAAAATATAACGTGTTTTCCTTCattaatttatatttatacatattaaAATATATCGTGTTTTCCTTCATTAATTTATATATCTTTGGAATTAGATTCTGAGTATTAGTGTGGGAAAATATATTCAAATACGATCTTCACAAGCATTGTGCATTTGCTCCATCCCTGTAACTAGAATAACACTATAGTTATGTATAAGACAGTGATACAGTTATTGTCATGTCCATATGGACACACATCCAGATattttcccatatatatatatataacgtttACATGCACACAAACGTATATGTAGTTTAGTTTTCACGTTTTAGATTTATTGTTTCTGTTGACAAACGGATGGATTGCTCTATAATCAAGAAGTGCATGTTGGAATGGGCGTTTCAGGAAGGGTCTTTCTTTCATTTAGATCATAAGTCCAACCAATATAATTTAGAATATGTGGTTGGAAAGGAAATCTCGATGCTTTAGGGAaaacaaatttgatgcaaaaatatATGGGAAGATAGGACTTTCAATTTTTTTCTCAATTACTCAGTACTTGGAAGCTTGGAGAAAATAAACCGTCTCAAGAAGATGAGTAAACTCCATAATAATGACTTGATTAGAATGAAAAAAACGAGCCTAAGGATGTATGTGATTAATGCTAGATGTGAGTTCAAATTCAATTTGTCTGGAGATCTTGAACTGAAGATTAGACAAGGGATTTTTGGATATGATGATGTAACCTCTGTTAATATTTTCTGTCCACTTGGAACTGAATACTTTCTTAAAAGGAATGAAATTAAAGAGATGTTGAAAACTTCAGGTAGAAAGATAACACTAATTATTCAACAAATAAAACATAGACAATTTCATCTACAGCATTTAAGATGTAGCCATTTTCATCTACAACATCTAAAGATCTAGCCAATATCATCTAAAAGGTTTAAGATGTAAGCAAGCAATTTCAAGATCTGGTACCAATTGAGGGGTGAGGCTGGGTAAGATAGTTCATACTTATTTCCCTCCATGGCAATAAAGCAGGCTGCTCTTCGGCCAAAAATTTGCATGTTTAGACAGAGACTTCTGTGCATAAAACGTCTTTATGTGCAGTTGGTAGTGTTATTCCATGATTGAATCGGAGGAAAATAATATAAGAAGAAAGTGTAGTGGATGGATGATTTAGACCACTAGCTTTTTAACTTTTACTACCTTCTAGCAGTCTCATATGGTTGGAGTTGAAGAATGGAGATTGCCCTATGGATGGAAAAATAGATGTTTagatttgaatattttcaaattatcTCATAGTTTTATTTTCACAATTTTTGTTAGTTAACAACATCTGGAACAAGGTGTAATGTCAGCAGTCATTCCAACGCCGGGGCCCCTTAACCCTAGGTACACATCTATTGAAATATCTATTAAATCTAAAATGCACTTCTAGCAAAAATAACTGTTATAACAATTACATTTCATTCCATGCAATTATTTTGCTGCCATGTAACAGTTGGCTGACATACATCCATGTTTTGACCCATATTAGCTATTTGGAAAAACAGTGATTTATGAGATCATTATACAACACATTCACACAGCTGTATTGCCCACATTTTGGCAGAGGCAAAAATCCCATGTACTACATAACCCATCCATTTTGTAAGACATTATGAAGCTGCAAGCCACTTGAAACCTGCTTAAAGCTCATCTACCTTCCTTTACAAATCAATAAggctatataataatatatatgtacTATATTGTTCTTGTACCTTGCATATGAATTCATGGCCTATACCCAATGACAATTGAGGAAGAAGGAAAAGAGTATAAGACAATAACTTCATTGCATATAAGCTGCAGAAGTAAGTAACCGCAATGCCATAAAAAATGTCTTCTCCATGTATCCTTTGATGGCAATCACCCCATCAATACTACTAAAATATACTAAACCTTTGTGAATCAATACACTTCTA
This genomic stretch from Cryptomeria japonica chromosome 8, Sugi_1.0, whole genome shotgun sequence harbors:
- the LOC131078814 gene encoding uncharacterized protein LOC131078814, whose protein sequence is MLHAQGAGWAPSVDACNVVLREAPCLVKLPLVAPNLDFPKKDPKTRDVGPLPGEGQESSWKGALVGNSKSEISMLLPKVTNGEEGLEICLPDSIMDNIASPLHLCLVGRFLAFRPTIDMVRRWAHSRWKIKGSVSVSAMPGGLFLFRFTAEEDFIYIMSGSWSYGKHFLTLSKWKPGFDPSADLLRLALVWIRLLGLPLEFWDDTIFRWIGNSFGQFVVVDNAMMWKSRLVYARLCVNVVVNNPLPNFIALKSKWGKWTQAIVYEKASLYCQRCGKHDHVIADYPTPQPPEEKLKEKL